A stretch of DNA from Thalassospiraceae bacterium LMO-SO8:
AATGGGATGCGCCGGAACTGATAACCCTGTTCCGGGACCGGATTACGGAGGCAAAAAAACAAAGGAGATAGAACGATGAAGGATGGTCAACAAACGATGCCCGAGGTTTCAGTCGCACAACGCGCAGTCAACAAGATCTGGCCCTATGTTACCGGACGCCGTGGCTGGATTTTGTTCGGGCTCACCGCCATCGGTGGCGGTCTGGCCATGAACTGGGGCACGGTGGTCGCGCTAGGTTTGGCGCCGCTTTTGCTCGGTGTGCTTCCTTGTGTCGCCATGTGCGCGTTGGGCATGTGCATGAGCGGAGGAAGCGGACAATGTTCGTCCAAGACAGAGGAGAAGGGTAAGGCAGACGATGTCTGAAACCTCGACCCGTGTATCGAAGGATAGCCGCCGCCTACGGGTTGTGCGTTGGACGGCTTGGGGATTTGTCCTGATCACGGCCATGGCGGCGGCCGGTATCGCCGGCTGGCGTACCTTTAAACCGGAACCACCATTGCCTACGGCACGGCAACTCGGCCAGGCTATGATCAAAAGCCAATTCACACTTACAGATCATCACGGTCGTACTGTCACAGAGCAGGACTTCCATGGACGATGGCAGTTGGTGTTTTTTGGCTTCACATTTTGTCCCGACGTCTGCCCGACCACCCTTTCGGTCATGGCTCAGGTTCTGGATACTTTAGGGGATGACGCGAAAAGATTGGCCCCGCTGTTCATCACCGTCGACCCGGAGCGCGACACACCCGAGGTCTTGGCGGAATATGTCGGAGCCTTCCACCCAAACATCGTAGGCCTCACCGGCACCTCTGAGCAGATTAAGCAGGCCGCAAAGTCATTCCGGATCTTTTACGGTAAAACCGAAAAAGCCGAGGCGCCGGGTGGCTATGTCATGGGACATTCGGGATACATGTACCTGATGACACCGGAGGGTATGTACGACGCCGTGTTCTCGGAAAACCTTCACCCGCCGGAGAAAATCGCGATTGAAATCCAAAAACGCCTACAAAACGAAAGTCCCCAAAAATGAACCCACTTAAATTGAGTCTACTCGCCTTCATTGCCGCCTTCACTCTGCTGGCACAGGCAGGCGGCGCGTCGGCAGAGGACGCTTCTATTGTCATTGAGAAACCGTGGGCGCGGGCGTCTATCCTCCAATCACGGCCGGGTGCCGCCTATTTGACGATCCGTAATACCGGCACGAAACCGGATCAACTTCTGAAAGTTACGTCGCCTGCTGCAGGCATGGTGATGATCCATGAATCCAGCGTCTCGGAAGGTGTTGCGCAAATGCAAGGCCGCGACGAGGTCACAATCGCGCCCGGCGCCGAAGTGATCTTTCGCCCGGGCGGGCTGCACCTCATGCTCATGAACTTGCGCGAGAAACTACGAAAGGGAGAGGAACTGATTTTGACTTTGGAGTTCGAGCACGCCGGAAAAATCGACATCATAATGCCGATCCTCGGGCTCGGAGCGACCGGCCCGGAATGACGCGGGGTTTATCCTTTTACGTCACTTTCCTGTTTGAAGCTCCACCACAATCAATCTCAATAAGCTTACTTTCGGCCGGGGTTGGCTAAAAAAGCAGACAATTGAGAACTCGTCTGTGAGCAGTGGTTCTGATCAAGAACGGGCATCACCGGCTAAGATCAGCCACTGATATGTCCACCATGAAAACGCTACGGCAGCACCAATCCATATAGCTGCTACGATGCCGGTAACTGACCAGTGAGACGCGGGGCGGGAAGCGGATTCGGCCGCCTGCCGAAATTCGATCATCAGATGCGGTGGGATAAGACGAATGGCTAGGAGAATACCGAGCGGCAAAAGCAGCAGGTCATCCACATACCCCAAGACCGGGATAAAATCGGGGATCAGATCAATTGGACTCAATGCATATACTGCAACGGCAAGGGCGATGCCTTTGGCGTGCCATGGCGTGCGAGGGTCGCGAGCTGCGATATACAAGGCAATAACGTCACGCTTGCATCGTTGAGCCCATTCTTTGACTGCTTGCCACATCGTATCTTATCCGTTGTATTTTAGACAAACCAACACGCACTCTCTAGAACACCACTCCTCGGAGACGGATCAATTTTCCGATGAACTATGGATGTCAGAGGCTATAACAAGCCCGCTCAAAATACGGCGATTCAACATCGAGATATCTTAAAAATTCAGATAAATGTCCCGGGGTGTCGCAACGCAATTGGAAATTTCCAATGCCACGCGATCTGAAAGCCTCGAACGCCCCCGGATTCCGATGGTTTCCGCGATGGCGACCTCATAAGCCATTAAGCCGCCCAAGACTTCTTGCGCCGCGCGGGTGCGCCAAACCCGTTCCTTAGCGACAACAGCAAGTGCGCCTTGAACCTTTTCAGTAATCGCGGTGCGAGCGGTCGGGTCAGCACGCAAAATCCGGCGCGTTTGAGTTAAGGCATTATCTATTTCCGTGGAACGGTGGACCAGGGCTGCCTGGCCATAGGCTGTTTTCAATCGATCTGTCAGATCGTCCGCGGGCATCACCTCGACATTATCTTTTAACTCTTGCAAAGCCATTTGGATGGACTCCAGCAGATCTCCGTCATTGATCGCCTGGATCGCTTCGACCACGGGGGCATGGGCCGCATCAACGGTTCGCCGATAACGAATACGTGCGTCATGGTGAGCTTTTAGCTTAGCCGCCATGTCGGTCCGCACATCTGTCCAATCTGCCGGAAGTCGGGCTGCTAGTTCGGCGCGTTCCTTTGTCAGAGCCTTTATGCGCTCTTCTGCCCGCTGGCCTTCCTCGGACGAGGCAGCCCTACTGGCCCAGGAAGCGATAGCCCGGTTTTGCTCGATCTTCTTATCGATCCGCCGAATATCGCGTTCGATCCGCCGCACCCTGTCGTGGACCGGCCGGTAGGTCTGCGCCGCCGTGTGTATCGCCGCAGCGGTTTCGGTGATTTGTTTCATCGTCGGAAACGCATTTTCTGCTTTCTCGAAGCTGCTTATTAGTTCGTTCTGAAGGGATGAAGGAAGTCCCTCCAGATTGATGTTCCGGGCTTTGCCGATGGCTTGCCTTATGGTCGTCCCGTTTGTTTGAAATTCGTCTCTGACAAACTCTTCCATGCAGTACTGAAGCCGAGGATTGGTTGGCGGCGGTGAAGTCTCCGCCCCGAGCGAAACACGGGTCGGAAGATAGGTCACCAAGGTCGGATAGGCCGCAACCACACCAAGGACCAGCAACTGAATGGCGATAAAGGGCACAACGCCCTTGTAGATGTCGAGCGTACGGACGCCTTTCGGCGCGACCCCGCGCAAGTAGAAGAGTGCAAAACCGAAGGGAGGCGTCAGAAACGAGGTCTGAATGTTCAGCGCGATCATAACACCGAACCAGACAGCGGCGACGTTTGCCGCGGGGTCGGTCAGCAGAATCGGCGCGATGATCGGGACGACAACCACGGTGATTTCCAGGAAGTCGAGGAAAAATCCGAGGACGAAAATGATGATCATAGAGACCGCGAACTGACCCCAAAACCCGCCCGGCAGGCCACGCATAAAATCACGCACCAGGTCCTCGCCGCCGAACCCCCGGAATGCTGCTGTCAGCATGACCGCACCGATCAGGATGGCGAACACCAATGAGGTCGTCTTGGTCGTGTCCTCCAACACACGCTTTAAGGTGCCGCCGGTTGCCCATGTGCGCCAGAGGCTCCAACCGAGGGCGATGGCGAGTGCGCTTGAGGCGACCGCGGCGAGCACAATGCCCACAATGTCCGCTGTGCCTTCGATCTTTCGTAGATTGACGTGGAAAAAGGCATTGATGATGCCGAGCGCAACCAGGGCAGAGATGGCCAGTAGGGTCGGCCAGAAGGCATCACGCTGACCTTCACGCAGGCGGTATCCAGCCATCATGGCCGCCCCGGCGGCACCGACGGCACCGGCCTGATTGACCGTGGCGACACCGGTGATGATCGAACCAAGAACCAAAAGAATAAGGGTCAGGGGTGGGGCCAGGGCGATGAGCAGCGCCGCAACGGCATTCTTGCCAGAGGTATCTGTATGCCTGTGCACCGGTGCCAGGTCTGGCCGCAGATAGGCCGCGACGAGGATATAGAGGACATAGAGGGCGATAAGGACCAATCCCGGCACGAGAGCGCCCATGAACATCTCGCCTGCGCTGACCGATGGCACATCGAACGGGCTCGGCATCAGCAGGTCACCTGTCACGGTTTTGTACAGGGCCCGCCGGGCGGCGTTGGCTTCGTTGACGGCGGTGGTCAGTTGGTGGACCAGGATTAGCAAGACGATGGATGGTGGGACGATCTGGCCCAGCGTGCCCGTGGCTGCGACAATGCCCGTCGCCATGGGCTTGGAATAGCGGTTCCGTAACATGGTCGGCAACGAAATCATGCCCATGGCGATTACCGTCGCGCCGATCACGCTGGTGGTTGCCGCCAGCAAAGCGCCGACCAGGACGACCGAGACGCCGAGCCCGCCACGCACCGTGCCAAACAGACGCGCCATGGCAACGAGAAGGTCTTCGGCGACGCGCGACTTTTCCAGCATCAGGCCCATGAAGATGAACAACGGCACGGCGATCAACACATCCGTCCCATCATTGTTATAAATTCCCCGAATGTTCATCGCTCCAGCGGACAGCCATTCGCTAGGGCCACCGCCGTGGATAAAGAATGCATCCGGGTTTCCGGTAACCGCCAGGCCGGCGAACGCGGCCAGGCCGACGGCGACGATCGCCGAACCCGGAATGGCAAATGCGACGGGAAAGCCCGAGCCGAGGGCGACGGCCAACATCACGACCAGTAGGACGAGGAAGAAGAGTTCCATCCTCAGCCCCCCCCAGCGCTGCCCGTTGGCGCGGGCTCTCCCAGCACGTCGGCCATCCCGCCGAACATCATGCTGACGAATTGAATGATGAGCGTGACCGCAAACACCCCAACCAGTACGGTCATCAGGTAGAGGATGTACATGCCGTCGCCGACGCCTTCGATCTCGAAGGTTCGCAGGGCGCTGTTGAGGATGCCGGTGCGGCCTGCCGTGCCGACGCTCAGGATCAACCAGCAGAACGGCATACCGAGCACCAGGGCACCGATGGAGTTGACCAGCCCGCGGCAGCGGGGATTTGCTTCCGCGTAAAGCAGATCAATCCGCACATGGCCATCCTCATAAAGGGTGTAGGCGCAGCCCAGCATGAATAGGGCCGCGTACCAGAAGCGGACCAGATCGCCCATGTAGGTCTGTTCGTAGGAAAACTCGAAGCGGAACAGCACGATTAGTAGTTCGGCGACGACGATCATCAGGACCAGCCAAGGTAGCGCCAGGACCCGTGTGCGAAGCGCGATGGCGAGCCCGATTGCGACCAAGGGCATGTGTACATAGGCACCGCGCAATTCCGCGCGCCCCAGAGTATCTGCCAGCGGCGCGCCGACCAGGCCGATCAGGAGTTGCTCGCCCTTCAGAAAGGCAAGAGTGAAGTCTACCAGACCGATCAACAGAACGGCCCAGAACCCGGCGCGGATGAGCACGGCATTGAGCCCAAAGACCCGCTGGTGGTCGGTTCTAAGGCTGCGGTCCCTGGTGCGTGCGACATGGGCGGCGGCGGCCAGTACGGCGGCAGCGTAGATGGCCACCTGTAACCAGATGCGGGGGTCGTGGCCGCCAGTGGACGGGTTGGCCAAAATCCTGACGCCAGGCCATCCAAGCCAATTAGTCAGGAAATTATTGAATAGAAAGGCGGCAAGTACGCCGATGATGGCCCAACCAAAAATTCTCGTCAGGGCTATGGGGAAGTTCGGTATGGAAGCAAAGCCAGCATTTCGTTTGTTCTGCTTAAGCTCCGGCATGATGCCCCCTTAACCCTTATTTTTCGTGCCATTCAGGAACGTCGACGTCAAAATCAAAAACGCGCCGATGAATATGAAAGCATCGGCAGCGTTGAAAGCAGGCCAGTGCAGTCCTTGCCAATGAAAATCGAGGAAATCGGTTACAGCACCTAGTCGCCAACGATCGATGATGTTGCCGAGTGCTCCGCCCGCAACCAGGGCCAGTCCTCTGCGCTCTCCCGGCAAGCGGGATCTTAATGCCCAGGTCATCAGCAGACTGGCGATCGCAAGGGAGAGAAGAGCCAGTGTTCCTGGTCGGGAGGCAAAAAAATCCTGGAACATGCCGAAACTTACGCCGGTGTTGAAGGTCAACATCAGGTTAAAAAAAGAGGTCACCTCGATCACTCTCGGCGGGTCCATCACTCTGGTAAGGATGATCCACTTAGTCACCTGGTCGCCAGCCGTCGCCCCTGCCGCCAGGAAAAACGGTGAAAGTGTATGCAAGCCGGTCTGCCGGCAGCGATTACCGAAGATTAGTCTGGGCAATGTCGTGCCAATCCATTTCTTCACTCCTTACCTCCCGGCCATCGTTGTCTCTAATTTACAATCGATATGGCCGATGCCTTTTGACGCTTCTGGAGGACTGATCGAATCGTAAAAAAAGACGGTGCAGAACGCCTCCCCCGAGCTTTTTCATTTAAAGCACCTCTGTTCAGCGCCTGCGCCACCAACAGGAAAACCAACGGCTTCGATACGCACCTCGTCAATTCGAAATCTAACCAGTGCGCATATAGCAACTTCAAAGCTATCCAGCCTCCTGTTTGGTATCTCTCCTTTGGCACTCGTCGATATTCTTATTCTCATGTTTTCCAAGTGCCGTTTGGCCGGCCTGCGTGCTGGTCCACTCCGATCTTGCCTGAAGGACAATCTGCGTTGCCGACCAAAGAAACAGCCCGGCCATGAGGGCGGCGACGATAAGGTCGGGCCATGCAGTGCCGGTAAACCAGACACCTGCCGCTGCCAACATAACAGCCACGTTTCCGATGGCATCGTTTCGGCTGCAAAGCCAGACAGAGCGGACATTCGCATCCCCGTCTTTAAATCGCCTCAAAAAGAGGACACTGATAATATTGGCGGCCAGCGCCATGAAACCGATTGCGCCCATGATTGTCGCCGAAGGCATACCCAGAATTAGGACCTGATATGCTGTTGAGCCGAACACCCAAAGCCCCATAGCGCCGAGACTGAACCCTTTCGCGAGCGCTGCCATTGCCCGAATTCTGAGAGACATGCCGATGACAAATAAGCTGATTGCATAGGTTACGGTGTCACCAAGAAAGTCGAGCGCATCTGCTTGCAAGGCTTTCGACCCAGCAAAAGCGCCCGCGGCCATTTCGACGAAGAACATTGAGCCGTTAATCGCGATAACAACCCATAGCGCACGTTTGAAATCCTTTGAAACTCCATCGAATTTGGCAGTATCTCCGCAACAATTGGCACTCATATGGATCGGCTCCTTTAATCCGTGGTGGGCACGTTCATTGAAACTGTCCGCCGCTTTGCATTCGTCGATCCGCAGATGCTACAATCTACAATCGTTGTAGGAGCAATAGGAAAAACTGATGACCGTTGAAAGCACCTCCATTGGGGAATTGGCTGAGCGTGCCGGATGTACGGTCCAGATCATCCGCCATTACGAGAAAATCGGACTGTTGCCGGAGCCAAGACGGACCAGGGGCAACCGTCGCATCTACTCCGAAGATCAAGCATCTCGGCTGGTTTTCATTCGTCATTGCCGACAACTGGGGTTCAGTTTGGACAATATCCGCCAATTGCTGTCGTTCTGCGGTCAGTCCAATCAGTCATGCGCGCAAGTAGACATCATCGCTCGCAAACACCTCGGTCACGTTCAGGAACGACTCGCGCGCCTTCGGTCTATGGAGCGTGAACTCAAGCGCATGATCAACCAGTGTAGCGGCGGCAAGGTGGCGGAATGCAAAATCATCGAGGTCTTGGCCGATCACTCGAAGTGTTTGAGCGATGACCATTCATCTGCCTGATTTTACCGTGTTTTCTGTTAGAAACGCCTTCGTGTGACATTTCTGCCCAGCTACACGAAAGTGTCGCGCGATCGAAGGTCAGGAGCGTGTATTCGTACGCTTTAAAGCACCAAATAGCTGTACTAGGTGGCTGTTCTTGAAGTGACCAATTAACGGCTAGGTTCACTTTAGCTTGCGCCAAACGGGTTCCACACAGGTCTGCCAGGACCAAAATTTTACCATGGCGATATAATTGAATGATGCGGACCAAGCAATCAGCAACAGGCCGTTCAGGGTCTCGATTCCTGTGATGAAGCGCAAGTGATCCGACGGCACGATGTCGCCCATGCCGAGGGAGGTATAGGCGACAATCGAGAAATAAAAATAGTCCAACGGCCCAACGATCTGAAGGCCGTCTAGACTGCCGATCTCAAGCGTTCGTTCTCCGAAGGCATAGGCCGCTGCATATAGGGCGACTTCAACGACATGGGCGAAGAGCGTCAGCAGCCAAATGATCAGAATCCGCTGCTCCGCCGTCATCGCAATGTTCGACATCCCGCCGGACAGCCATCGAAAGACGGCGTAATGCAGGAGGAAAGTCGTGATGACCAGAAAAAACGATATGCTCACTGCGGCGCCCATCCGAACCTCCCCTCGTTCTGTGTTCGCAGAGAACTCCACTGTTGCCTTGGGCATCGTAGAGCTGACATCTCTTTAGGACTCTATCAGCTTCATGTCTTCTCTAGTTCCAAGAACCGTCATGGCCCGACCAGGGTCGATCATCGAAATGAAGACCGAACGTTCATAGGCGTCGGTGACAAGGGAGGCTTGCCGCAGGAGCTCTTCCTGGCGTTGCCGATAGCGGTCAAGGCCCTGAGTATCTTCCAATATTTGATTTACGATTTCCGGGTCTCTGACGAACGTCGCGAACTGCGGCCGACGCTCCGGTCCCTCGATGCCCCTCGCCTCACTTTCCAGAAGATCAAGGCGATCCGCCTGATCTGCGGCCAGAGGCGCTGCTGGGACAACCGCAGCCTCTGTCCCGACCGTTGGGATGGGCGGAATAAGGCCGGAGTAGAAATCTGTCTGGATGCCGATCATCGAAGTCACTCCATTCCATTGGATTCTCCGATGGTTGCCAACATAGGGCCTCCAGTCACCGGAGGGTCAAGGATAAGATTGGAGAGAATGATGGAAGATTAATCGATCAGGGCAGCATGACGAGCAAACACGGACGAACGCTGCGTTTGCGAGCCGAAGGGATTGAGATGAGGCGGAATCAAATTTAGTTGGCAGACGACGATGTGGCCTGGTCTTTGTTGAGAGAAACCGAATCACCTGACTTGTTTACCAAAGTCACGCCGACGATCGTCAACGGGATGCCGATAAAATGCGCCCACCCGAACGGCTCGTCGAAGAAGGTCATGCCGAGCAGGATGCCGAACACCGGCACGAGAAAGGCGAAGGCGTTTGCCCGGTTGAGCGGGATGTGTTCGAGCGCCGAAAACCAGAGGTAATAGGCAAGAGCGGTGCCGAAAATACTAAGGCCAAGCAAAGAGGCTACGAACGAAGGAGTCCATTGTACTTTCCAGGGATCTTCTAAGGACCAGGCAGCCGCGGCCAGAGGAACGCTTCCGATAAGCGTTTGCAGGCCCATCGCCATCAGTACATCAATCTTGCCGGCGATCTTCTTGATCAAGACGTTGCTGATCGTGATCCCGAATGCCGCCAGCAAAATGTAGGCGATGCCGAGCGCGTAGGTTTCCCCGCCAGTTGAAAAGAACTGCGGGACAGCGATCACCACGATCCCAACAAAACCCAACAGCAATCCGAGCTTCCCTCGAAACGATACAGTTTCACCCAGCATGAGCGCGGCGAGAAACGCCGCCATGAGCGGCTGCGTATTGGCGATAACCGTTGCGACACCCGGCGTCACGAATTCGGCGGCATGGAACATGCCGAGGAACCCAAGACTCGTTGCGCCCAGGCCGATAAAGGTGATGATGGCCCAATCCCTTCCGGTGTCGGGAAGAGGGCGGCGAAGTGCGGCCGCGAGGATCATGAGCGCTGCGCCCGCGATAACCGCGCGCAAGGCTGCGAAGGTCAAATGCGGCGAGAACCCGATCCCGGCCGTGATGAGCGGAAAGCACGACGCCCAAAGCACCATCACCACGAGAATCTGCAGCGTCGAAATGCGCGAGACGGAAGATTTCGGTTGGTCGGAATCCATTTAATGCGCTACCTCGATTTTATCGTGTTCCAGGAGGTGTAGCAGAAGGAGGCATGTCATGCATGAGCTGGTGCCGGAAAAATTCGTGTGGTTTGTCTGGGCGTCCGCATTCCTTGTTCCGTGGATGGTGGCTTTTGGCGCGTTCCCGGCCCATCGCAGAGTAATTCTTTGGGCGAGCCTGTTTACGACACCGTTCGGTTTGACGGAGCCCTTGTTCGTGCCTGAGTATTGGAACCCACCCAGTCTCTTCGATCTCGCGCAACGGACGGGGTTCGATATCGAAAGCCTCATTTTCTGCTTTGGCATCGGCGGGGTCGGCGCGGTTTCGTACAACATCCTGACGGGAAAAAGTCACGGACGAATGAGTTCGATGGCGCGCCGGCTCGCAAGTCATCGGTTTCATTTTTGGGCCGTGGCGACGCCGTTCCTTGTGTTCCCTGTCCTCTATCTGATGGAGTGGAACCCCATCTATCCGGCGATCGTCGCCATGGCATTGGGCGCCGTTTCGACGATGCTCTGTCGACGCGACCTGATTTCCAAAACTTGGGTCGGAGGCGTGTTGTTCCTTGTCTATTACCTAGTCTTTCTTGCCGGACTGGA
This window harbors:
- the lspA gene encoding signal peptidase II encodes the protein MKKWIGTTLPRLIFGNRCRQTGLHTLSPFFLAAGATAGDQVTKWIILTRVMDPPRVIEVTSFFNLMLTFNTGVSFGMFQDFFASRPGTLALLSLAIASLLMTWALRSRLPGERRGLALVAGGALGNIIDRWRLGAVTDFLDFHWQGLHWPAFNAADAFIFIGAFLILTSTFLNGTKNKG
- a CDS encoding TRAP transporter small permease subunit; the encoded protein is MPELKQNKRNAGFASIPNFPIALTRIFGWAIIGVLAAFLFNNFLTNWLGWPGVRILANPSTGGHDPRIWLQVAIYAAAVLAAAAHVARTRDRSLRTDHQRVFGLNAVLIRAGFWAVLLIGLVDFTLAFLKGEQLLIGLVGAPLADTLGRAELRGAYVHMPLVAIGLAIALRTRVLALPWLVLMIVVAELLIVLFRFEFSYEQTYMGDLVRFWYAALFMLGCAYTLYEDGHVRIDLLYAEANPRCRGLVNSIGALVLGMPFCWLILSVGTAGRTGILNSALRTFEIEGVGDGMYILYLMTVLVGVFAVTLIIQFVSMMFGGMADVLGEPAPTGSAGGG
- a CDS encoding DMT family transporter; amino-acid sequence: MDSDQPKSSVSRISTLQILVVMVLWASCFPLITAGIGFSPHLTFAALRAVIAGAALMILAAALRRPLPDTGRDWAIITFIGLGATSLGFLGMFHAAEFVTPGVATVIANTQPLMAAFLAALMLGETVSFRGKLGLLLGFVGIVVIAVPQFFSTGGETYALGIAYILLAAFGITISNVLIKKIAGKIDVLMAMGLQTLIGSVPLAAAAWSLEDPWKVQWTPSFVASLLGLSIFGTALAYYLWFSALEHIPLNRANAFAFLVPVFGILLGMTFFDEPFGWAHFIGIPLTIVGVTLVNKSGDSVSLNKDQATSSSAN
- a CDS encoding lycopene cyclase domain-containing protein; its protein translation is MHELVPEKFVWFVWASAFLVPWMVAFGAFPAHRRVILWASLFTTPFGLTEPLFVPEYWNPPSLFDLAQRTGFDIESLIFCFGIGGVGAVSYNILTGKSHGRMSSMARRLASHRFHFWAVATPFLVFPVLYLMEWNPIYPAIVAMALGAVSTMLCRRDLISKTWVGGVLFLVYYLVFLAGLEWLSPGYIGKVWNLESLSGILIYGMPIEELLFAVMFGAYWSGVYEHFTWRRVTDIH
- a CDS encoding copper chaperone PCu(A)C produces the protein MNPLKLSLLAFIAAFTLLAQAGGASAEDASIVIEKPWARASILQSRPGAAYLTIRNTGTKPDQLLKVTSPAAGMVMIHESSVSEGVAQMQGRDEVTIAPGAEVIFRPGGLHLMLMNLREKLRKGEELILTLEFEHAGKIDIIMPILGLGATGPE
- a CDS encoding TRAP transporter large permease subunit; the protein is MELFFLVLLVVMLAVALGSGFPVAFAIPGSAIVAVGLAAFAGLAVTGNPDAFFIHGGGPSEWLSAGAMNIRGIYNNDGTDVLIAVPLFIFMGLMLEKSRVAEDLLVAMARLFGTVRGGLGVSVVLVGALLAATTSVIGATVIAMGMISLPTMLRNRYSKPMATGIVAATGTLGQIVPPSIVLLILVHQLTTAVNEANAARRALYKTVTGDLLMPSPFDVPSVSAGEMFMGALVPGLVLIALYVLYILVAAYLRPDLAPVHRHTDTSGKNAVAALLIALAPPLTLILLVLGSIITGVATVNQAGAVGAAGAAMMAGYRLREGQRDAFWPTLLAISALVALGIINAFFHVNLRKIEGTADIVGIVLAAVASSALAIALGWSLWRTWATGGTLKRVLEDTTKTTSLVFAILIGAVMLTAAFRGFGGEDLVRDFMRGLPGGFWGQFAVSMIIIFVLGFFLDFLEITVVVVPIIAPILLTDPAANVAAVWFGVMIALNIQTSFLTPPFGFALFYLRGVAPKGVRTLDIYKGVVPFIAIQLLVLGVVAAYPTLVTYLPTRVSLGAETSPPPTNPRLQYCMEEFVRDEFQTNGTTIRQAIGKARNINLEGLPSSLQNELISSFEKAENAFPTMKQITETAAAIHTAAQTYRPVHDRVRRIERDIRRIDKKIEQNRAIASWASRAASSEEGQRAEERIKALTKERAELAARLPADWTDVRTDMAAKLKAHHDARIRYRRTVDAAHAPVVEAIQAINDGDLLESIQMALQELKDNVEVMPADDLTDRLKTAYGQAALVHRSTEIDNALTQTRRILRADPTARTAITEKVQGALAVVAKERVWRTRAAQEVLGGLMAYEVAIAETIGIRGRSRLSDRVALEISNCVATPRDIYLNF
- a CDS encoding YkvA family protein, yielding MWQAVKEWAQRCKRDVIALYIAARDPRTPWHAKGIALAVAVYALSPIDLIPDFIPVLGYVDDLLLLPLGILLAIRLIPPHLMIEFRQAAESASRPASHWSVTGIVAAIWIGAAVAFSWWTYQWLILAGDARS
- a CDS encoding helix-turn-helix domain-containing protein, yielding MTVESTSIGELAERAGCTVQIIRHYEKIGLLPEPRRTRGNRRIYSEDQASRLVFIRHCRQLGFSLDNIRQLLSFCGQSNQSCAQVDIIARKHLGHVQERLARLRSMERELKRMINQCSGGKVAECKIIEVLADHSKCLSDDHSSA
- a CDS encoding ion channel yields the protein MGAAVSISFFLVITTFLLHYAVFRWLSGGMSNIAMTAEQRILIIWLLTLFAHVVEVALYAAAYAFGERTLEIGSLDGLQIVGPLDYFYFSIVAYTSLGMGDIVPSDHLRFITGIETLNGLLLIAWSASFNYIAMVKFWSWQTCVEPVWRKLK
- a CDS encoding cation transporter, with protein sequence MSANCCGDTAKFDGVSKDFKRALWVVIAINGSMFFVEMAAGAFAGSKALQADALDFLGDTVTYAISLFVIGMSLRIRAMAALAKGFSLGAMGLWVFGSTAYQVLILGMPSATIMGAIGFMALAANIISVLFLRRFKDGDANVRSVWLCSRNDAIGNVAVMLAAAGVWFTGTAWPDLIVAALMAGLFLWSATQIVLQARSEWTSTQAGQTALGKHENKNIDECQRRDTKQEAG
- a CDS encoding SCO family protein, with amino-acid sequence MSETSTRVSKDSRRLRVVRWTAWGFVLITAMAAAGIAGWRTFKPEPPLPTARQLGQAMIKSQFTLTDHHGRTVTEQDFHGRWQLVFFGFTFCPDVCPTTLSVMAQVLDTLGDDAKRLAPLFITVDPERDTPEVLAEYVGAFHPNIVGLTGTSEQIKQAAKSFRIFYGKTEKAEAPGGYVMGHSGYMYLMTPEGMYDAVFSENLHPPEKIAIEIQKRLQNESPQK